One window of Salegentibacter sp. Hel_I_6 genomic DNA carries:
- a CDS encoding acetate/propionate family kinase: protein MENILIINSGSSSLKFQLIQMPAEVVLASGMVERIGLEGAKLHFKTEKDSISEELSAKDHAVALKAITDLLMSPEKGVIKNTEEIAAIGHRVVHGGDNFSKTIKVNPDVKAVIKDFFSLAPLHNPANLEGIEVAEELFPKAKQVAVFDTAFHRTIPRKAAQYAIPNDFFEKEHIQLYGFHGTSHKYVSEKAIDYLKKEKSKIISIHLGNGCSITAVKDGKSVDHSLGFAPVNGLIMGTRSGDIDQSVIFYLIDELGYSSQEVSDILHKNSGMYGLTGYSDLRDIEEQAANGNKQCQLALEMNAYRIKKYIGAYTAAMNGVDAIVFTAGIGENSDVIRSLVCKDMDFLGIKLNEDKNKQRSKELRTIHSEDSKVGILVIPTNEELEIAKQTMQLIS, encoded by the coding sequence ATGGAAAATATCTTAATTATAAATTCAGGAAGTTCATCTTTAAAATTTCAATTGATACAAATGCCTGCAGAAGTTGTATTAGCTTCAGGAATGGTAGAACGAATTGGACTTGAAGGAGCTAAACTTCATTTTAAAACAGAGAAAGATTCAATTTCTGAAGAACTTTCGGCGAAAGATCACGCTGTTGCGCTAAAAGCTATTACCGATCTTTTAATGAGCCCTGAAAAAGGTGTGATTAAAAATACTGAAGAAATAGCCGCTATAGGTCACAGAGTAGTTCATGGAGGTGATAATTTTTCTAAAACAATAAAAGTAAATCCCGATGTAAAAGCTGTGATAAAAGATTTTTTCTCCCTTGCGCCTTTGCATAATCCTGCTAATTTAGAGGGAATTGAGGTTGCTGAAGAACTTTTTCCGAAGGCAAAACAGGTTGCTGTTTTTGATACAGCTTTTCATAGAACTATTCCCAGAAAAGCTGCGCAATACGCTATTCCTAATGATTTTTTCGAAAAAGAACATATTCAGCTATATGGATTTCACGGTACCAGCCATAAATACGTATCCGAAAAGGCCATTGATTATTTAAAGAAAGAAAAATCTAAAATAATAAGTATTCATTTGGGAAATGGCTGTAGTATTACTGCTGTAAAAGATGGAAAAAGTGTAGATCATTCTTTAGGTTTTGCTCCGGTTAACGGACTTATTATGGGAACAAGGAGTGGTGACATAGACCAATCGGTTATTTTTTATCTTATAGATGAACTAGGTTATTCGTCCCAGGAAGTAAGTGATATTTTACATAAGAATAGTGGAATGTATGGACTTACCGGTTATAGTGATCTTCGAGATATTGAAGAGCAGGCAGCAAATGGGAACAAACAGTGCCAGTTAGCACTAGAAATGAATGCATACCGAATTAAAAAATATATTGGCGCTTATACGGCAGCTATGAATGGCGTAGATGCTATAGTTTTTACTGCGGGAATTGGGGAAAACAGTGATGTTATTCGAAGTTTGGTTTGTAAGGATATGGATTTCTTAGGTATTAAGCTGAATGAAGATAAAAACAAACAACGTTCAAAGGAATTGAGAACTATTCATAGTGAAGATTCTAAAGTAGGAATTTTAGTAATTCCCACGAATGAAGAATTAGAGATCGCCAAGCAAACTATGCAGTTGATTTCTTGA
- the pta gene encoding phosphate acetyltransferase, translating into MNKGIYIATLESHSGKSMISLGLMRTLLGKMVKVGYFRPIINDVPSGERDNHIDTVLSYFDLKIPYEETFAFTRSEVIQKRNEGKSGEIIDTIITKYKKLEEEFDFILVEGSDFSGEGSVFEFDVNVVIAKNLGIPVIIVVSGQYKSWEELLGNQQMAYRAFKDKEVQVLAMVSNKIQEENLEPAKKNMREFLPEEVAVFAIPLIDTLNNPTLKEIVKALDGEVLFGHDFLDNQTGNFGVGAMQLRNYLTTLKNESLVITPGDRADIILGALQANISSNYPRISGIILTGGLRPEESILKLIEGLSDIVPMISVQEGTFAVTNKVGAIKSNIYADSIQKIQTTISIFERYVSFDPLVEKLTNYKPHGITPRMFQYSLVKRARQSKKHIVLPEGTDERILTAAKRLIDMDLVELTLLGNLDTIQKTVAKIALDLDFSKVNIIDPISSPNFQDYAETFYELRKHKGVNMDMAKDRMSDVSYYGTMMIYKGHADGMVSGAAHTTQHTILPALQFIKTKPNVSVVSSIFFMCLEDRVSVFGDCAINPNPSAEELAEITISSAESASAFGIEPKIAMLSYSSGTSGKGEDVDRVREATEIVKKRKPDLKIEGPIQYDAAVDISVGKSKLPESEVAGQANVLIFPDLNTGNNTYKAVQRETGALAIGPMLQGLNKPVNDLSRGCTVADVYNTVILTAIQAQGI; encoded by the coding sequence ATGAATAAAGGAATTTATATCGCCACGCTGGAGTCCCACAGTGGTAAGTCTATGATCTCATTGGGCCTAATGAGAACCCTACTTGGTAAAATGGTAAAAGTAGGATATTTCAGGCCAATTATTAATGATGTTCCGTCAGGGGAGAGAGATAATCATATAGATACTGTTTTAAGTTATTTCGATCTTAAAATTCCTTACGAAGAAACTTTTGCTTTTACTCGAAGTGAAGTAATTCAGAAGAGAAACGAAGGGAAATCGGGAGAAATTATAGACACAATAATTACCAAATATAAAAAGCTGGAGGAAGAATTCGATTTTATATTAGTCGAAGGCAGTGATTTTTCTGGTGAGGGCAGTGTTTTTGAATTTGACGTGAATGTGGTAATCGCCAAAAACCTTGGTATTCCGGTTATAATTGTGGTTAGTGGTCAATATAAAAGCTGGGAAGAATTATTGGGTAACCAGCAAATGGCTTATCGTGCCTTTAAAGATAAGGAAGTTCAGGTTCTTGCTATGGTTAGCAATAAAATTCAGGAAGAGAACCTGGAACCTGCCAAAAAAAATATGCGTGAATTTTTGCCTGAAGAAGTTGCAGTTTTTGCGATACCATTAATTGATACCTTAAATAACCCTACATTAAAGGAAATTGTAAAAGCTCTTGATGGCGAAGTTTTGTTTGGTCATGATTTTTTAGATAATCAAACCGGAAACTTTGGAGTAGGAGCAATGCAGTTACGCAATTATCTAACCACTTTAAAAAATGAAAGCCTTGTGATTACACCAGGCGATAGAGCAGATATAATTCTAGGGGCCCTTCAAGCTAATATTTCGAGCAATTATCCTAGAATTTCAGGAATTATTCTAACCGGTGGCCTAAGGCCAGAAGAATCAATTTTAAAGTTAATTGAAGGTTTATCTGATATCGTTCCTATGATCTCTGTTCAGGAAGGAACTTTTGCCGTCACCAATAAAGTAGGTGCCATAAAATCTAATATTTACGCAGATAGTATTCAGAAGATACAAACAACGATTAGCATTTTTGAGCGCTATGTATCTTTTGATCCCCTGGTAGAAAAATTGACGAACTATAAACCACACGGAATAACTCCAAGAATGTTTCAGTATAGTTTGGTTAAGCGTGCAAGGCAAAGCAAAAAACATATTGTATTGCCAGAAGGAACTGATGAGCGTATTCTTACCGCAGCTAAACGACTTATAGATATGGATCTGGTTGAACTAACTCTACTTGGAAACCTGGACACCATTCAGAAAACAGTGGCTAAGATTGCCCTGGATCTTGACTTTTCAAAAGTAAATATTATAGACCCCATAAGCTCACCCAATTTCCAGGATTATGCTGAAACTTTTTATGAGTTGAGAAAGCATAAAGGAGTGAATATGGATATGGCGAAAGACAGAATGAGTGATGTTTCTTACTATGGAACAATGATGATTTATAAAGGACATGCAGACGGAATGGTTTCAGGAGCAGCTCATACTACTCAGCATACTATTTTACCGGCATTACAATTTATTAAGACCAAACCTAATGTTTCGGTAGTTTCTTCTATATTTTTTATGTGTCTGGAAGATAGAGTTTCTGTCTTTGGGGATTGCGCGATTAATCCGAATCCCAGTGCGGAAGAATTAGCCGAAATCACAATTTCTTCTGCCGAAAGTGCTTCTGCTTTTGGTATCGAGCCAAAAATTGCGATGCTGTCTTATTCATCTGGAACTTCAGGAAAAGGAGAGGATGTGGATAGAGTGCGAGAGGCTACTGAAATTGTGAAAAAACGCAAGCCAGATCTTAAAATAGAAGGTCCTATTCAGTATGATGCAGCAGTAGATATTAGTGTTGGAAAAAGTAAATTACCCGAATCTGAAGTAGCCGGGCAGGCCAATGTTCTAATTTTCCCCGATCTAAATACCGGAAACAATACTTATAAAGCCGTGCAAAGGGAAACCGGGGCTCTTGCAATAGGTCCAATGCTTCAGGGTTTAAATAAACCGGTAAATGACCTAAGCCGGGGATGTACCGTGGCCGATGTTTATAATACCGTAATTTTAACCGCCATACAGGCACAAGGAATTTAA
- a CDS encoding DUF4294 domain-containing protein, whose protein sequence is MLRTLFIIGLFSFSGLFAQDSIHAEDTLQKKYMIIAGDTVPRESIDLNEVVILKKLHFNSLAERKQYLILRRKTRKVYPYAKLASERLIALNARLEEIDSRSAQRKYTKIVQDYIEEEFSAELKKLTHTEGQILVKLVHRQTGTTAFNLIKNLKSGWRAFWYNTTASLFEISLKEEFDPKNNHEDFLIEDILQRSFVNEILEPQATALDFEYVELTNKWSKRQGRLN, encoded by the coding sequence ATGCTTAGAACACTTTTTATAATAGGACTCTTTAGTTTTTCAGGACTTTTCGCCCAGGATAGTATTCATGCTGAAGATACCTTGCAAAAAAAGTATATGATTATCGCTGGTGATACCGTCCCCAGGGAAAGTATAGATCTCAACGAAGTAGTGATTTTAAAGAAGCTTCATTTCAATAGTTTAGCCGAAAGAAAGCAATACCTTATATTAAGGAGAAAAACAAGGAAAGTTTATCCGTATGCTAAATTAGCCTCAGAAAGACTAATAGCGCTTAATGCGAGGCTGGAAGAAATAGATTCCAGGTCAGCTCAAAGAAAATATACCAAAATCGTTCAGGATTATATAGAAGAAGAGTTTTCTGCAGAATTAAAAAAGCTTACTCATACTGAAGGACAAATTTTGGTGAAACTGGTGCATCGCCAAACAGGGACTACTGCTTTTAACCTAATAAAAAATTTAAAAAGTGGTTGGCGGGCATTTTGGTATAATACCACAGCCAGTTTATTCGAAATTTCTCTTAAAGAAGAATTTGATCCTAAAAATAATCACGAAGACTTTTTAATTGAAGATATCCTACAACGCTCTTTCGTAAACGAAATACTAGAGCCACAAGCTACAGCACTTGATTTTGAATATGTAGAACTTACCAATAAATGGAGTAAAAGACAGGGCCGTTTAAATTAA
- a CDS encoding M42 family metallopeptidase gives MSKDSILDKESIDFLEKYLNNAAPTGYEAEGQKLWMEYLKPYVDEFFTDSYGTAVGVINPEAEYKVVIEGHADEISWYVNYITDDGFIYVVRNGGSDHQIAASKRVNIHTKKGIVKGVFGWPAIHTREKDSEQSPKIDNICIDVGCTTKDEVEELGVHVGCVITYPDEFFILNENKFVCRALDNRMGGFMIAQVAKLLKENKKKLPFGLYITNSVQEEIGLRGAEMITHRIKPNVAIVTDVTHDTNTPMIEKKKTGDTKIGYGPVIAHAPAVQNKLRELLIDTAQEKEIPFQRMANSRFTGTDTDAFAYSNGGVPSALISLPLRYMHTTVEMVHRTDVENVIRLIYESVLKIKDGESFSYFD, from the coding sequence ATGAGCAAAGACAGTATACTGGATAAGGAATCTATAGATTTTCTGGAAAAATATCTTAATAATGCCGCTCCAACAGGTTATGAAGCTGAAGGGCAAAAATTATGGATGGAATATCTAAAACCTTATGTAGATGAATTCTTTACCGATAGCTATGGAACTGCTGTTGGCGTTATAAATCCCGAAGCCGAATATAAAGTAGTAATTGAAGGTCACGCCGATGAGATTTCCTGGTATGTGAACTATATTACCGATGACGGTTTTATTTATGTAGTAAGAAATGGCGGAAGTGATCATCAAATTGCAGCTTCAAAAAGAGTTAATATTCATACCAAAAAAGGCATTGTAAAAGGTGTTTTTGGATGGCCTGCAATTCATACTCGTGAAAAGGATAGTGAACAATCTCCTAAAATCGATAATATCTGTATAGATGTTGGCTGTACCACTAAAGACGAAGTAGAAGAACTAGGTGTGCACGTAGGTTGTGTGATCACTTACCCAGATGAATTTTTTATTCTGAATGAAAACAAATTTGTTTGCCGTGCGCTAGATAACCGTATGGGGGGATTTATGATAGCCCAGGTTGCAAAGCTTCTAAAAGAGAATAAAAAGAAACTTCCATTTGGGTTATACATCACCAACTCGGTGCAGGAAGAAATTGGCCTAAGAGGCGCTGAAATGATCACTCATCGTATCAAACCAAATGTTGCTATTGTGACCGATGTTACGCACGATACCAATACTCCAATGATTGAAAAGAAGAAAACAGGCGATACCAAAATTGGTTACGGACCTGTTATTGCCCACGCTCCTGCTGTTCAAAATAAATTGAGAGAATTGCTTATTGATACAGCTCAGGAAAAAGAAATTCCTTTTCAAAGAATGGCGAATTCCAGATTTACAGGAACAGATACCGATGCTTTTGCATACAGTAATGGTGGCGTACCTTCGGCTTTAATATCACTTCCTCTTAGATATATGCATACTACAGTAGAAATGGTTCATAGAACTGATGTAGAAAACGTAATAAGACTTATCTACGAAAGCGTACTTAAAATTAAAGACGGCGAAAGTTTCAGTTATTTCGACTAG
- a CDS encoding DNA topoisomerase IB, whose amino-acid sequence MTISPEEINTLMSNPYEAVNLANLSYVSEEKLSISRKKVGRGFSYIYKGVRLKDEKAIERIKSLVIPPAWQEVKITHLKNGHLQVVGRDEKNRKQYIYHPTWSKLRNETKFFKMAAFGENLPKIRKQVDSDLDLPDMTQRKVLALILRLMEETHIRIGNQYYANKNKTYGLSTFRSRHLKTYKNQIKFEFIGKKGKEHSVTVKNKQLIKLVNQCEEIPGWELFKFYDENGEKHAIDSGMINDYIHEISGDLFSAKDFRTWSATKIFFETLRELGYTEEEKQNKKNMLEAFDASAAGLGNTRAVCRSYYVHPKVVNSYESGEIEPYFNEIKSEDKPDYISLSETEKIILKMIKDYEVNI is encoded by the coding sequence ATGACAATTTCTCCTGAAGAAATAAACACATTAATGTCAAATCCGTACGAAGCTGTGAATTTAGCAAACCTCAGCTATGTCTCTGAAGAAAAACTTTCCATAAGCCGGAAGAAAGTTGGAAGAGGATTTTCCTATATATATAAAGGAGTACGTTTAAAAGATGAGAAAGCAATTGAGAGAATTAAAAGTTTAGTGATACCACCGGCCTGGCAGGAAGTAAAGATCACTCATTTAAAAAATGGGCATTTACAGGTTGTTGGTCGTGACGAAAAAAATCGCAAACAATATATTTATCATCCTACCTGGAGTAAATTAAGAAATGAAACGAAATTTTTTAAGATGGCTGCTTTTGGCGAAAATTTGCCGAAAATTAGAAAACAGGTTGACAGCGATTTGGATCTCCCGGACATGACTCAAAGAAAAGTTTTAGCTTTAATCCTAAGACTTATGGAGGAAACCCACATTAGAATTGGAAATCAATACTACGCCAACAAAAATAAAACTTACGGGCTTTCAACTTTTAGATCAAGACATTTGAAAACCTATAAAAATCAGATTAAGTTCGAATTTATAGGTAAGAAGGGAAAAGAACATTCCGTTACTGTTAAAAACAAACAACTTATTAAGCTTGTGAATCAATGTGAGGAAATTCCGGGTTGGGAACTTTTTAAATTCTATGATGAAAATGGTGAAAAGCACGCTATAGATAGTGGTATGATCAACGATTATATTCACGAAATTAGTGGTGATCTATTTTCGGCAAAAGATTTTAGAACCTGGAGCGCAACCAAAATATTTTTTGAAACGCTTAGGGAACTTGGATATACCGAGGAAGAAAAGCAAAATAAAAAGAATATGCTTGAGGCTTTTGATGCTTCTGCCGCAGGTTTAGGAAATACCCGCGCTGTTTGTCGCAGTTATTATGTGCATCCTAAAGTGGTAAATTCTTATGAAAGCGGAGAAATTGAACCATACTTCAACGAAATCAAATCTGAAGATAAGCCCGATTATATTTCCCTATCTGAAACCGAAAAAATTATCCTGAAAATGATTAAAGATTACGAGGTGAATATTTAA
- a CDS encoding DUF294 nucleotidyltransferase-like domain-containing protein: MKNTIASRIADFLKNYPPFNLLEKEDLIYISKQVKVKYLEKGKLLFKEGDIGHKRFYVVNKGAISLERNNNEKRETIDKCDEGDIFGLRPLFAKENYLINAIADEETILYAIPIKKFKPLSEENREVGNFLIQSFASNTRNPYSQAHKGKLISDKEPEENQFKPNNNLFELQPAPVTRKVVMISPETTIKVAAQLMSKKKVGSVLIVENNIPKGIVTDEDFRDMVATGVYGIETPISKIMAFPVICYPQGLSIAQAQLTMMKHHINHICITEDGTPNTKVVGILSEHDIMVSEGHNPSVLMKAIQRSSSTNELKKIRHKITLLLRGFIDSNIPLNHISRIIFELNDATIKRIIERCIKKLPTPPPCDFTWISLGSQGRKEQLLQTDQDNALIFEDCAEEKLEETRAYFLELARKVNKRLNIIGYEYCPAEMMAKNPKYCLSLSEWKTQFTNWIIDPGNDEILLCSIFFDFDISYGNVKLSNELADHIFSLTNDNRKFYAVMGATALRNPSPLGFFRQFLVEEDGENKDYFDIKKRGITPITDAARLLILYHQVKNISNTAERFEKLAQLEPNNKELFLACAYASKVLIKFRTQHGLENRNSGRFIDLENLGKEEKIKLKRCFKSIRQVQELIKYRFEVTPYI; the protein is encoded by the coding sequence ATGAAGAACACCATTGCTTCCCGAATAGCCGATTTTCTAAAAAATTATCCCCCTTTTAACCTGTTAGAAAAAGAAGATTTAATATATATATCTAAACAGGTTAAAGTAAAATATCTTGAAAAAGGAAAACTTTTATTTAAAGAAGGTGATATTGGCCATAAACGCTTTTATGTAGTAAATAAAGGAGCGATTTCCTTAGAGCGCAATAATAATGAAAAGCGGGAAACTATTGATAAATGCGACGAAGGTGATATTTTTGGACTTAGACCACTTTTCGCAAAGGAGAATTATCTCATCAATGCTATTGCCGATGAAGAGACTATTCTATACGCAATCCCGATTAAAAAATTCAAGCCCCTTTCTGAAGAAAATCGGGAAGTAGGTAACTTCTTGATACAAAGTTTTGCTTCAAACACCAGAAATCCATATTCACAGGCACATAAAGGGAAATTAATTTCTGATAAAGAACCCGAAGAAAACCAATTTAAACCTAATAACAATTTATTTGAGCTTCAGCCAGCGCCGGTTACCAGGAAAGTGGTTATGATTTCCCCTGAGACCACTATAAAAGTTGCTGCGCAATTAATGAGCAAAAAGAAAGTAGGTTCGGTTTTAATTGTAGAAAACAATATTCCAAAAGGTATTGTGACCGATGAGGATTTTAGAGATATGGTAGCTACTGGCGTTTATGGAATTGAAACTCCTATTTCCAAAATTATGGCTTTCCCGGTAATCTGCTATCCACAGGGTTTAAGCATTGCCCAGGCGCAACTTACTATGATGAAACATCATATAAATCATATTTGCATTACCGAAGACGGCACTCCCAACACCAAGGTTGTAGGCATACTTTCTGAACACGACATTATGGTTTCTGAAGGGCATAATCCTTCTGTGCTTATGAAAGCGATTCAACGTAGCAGTAGTACGAACGAATTGAAGAAAATTCGGCATAAAATCACTTTATTACTTCGCGGATTTATTGATTCTAATATTCCGCTGAATCATATTTCCAGAATTATTTTTGAATTAAATGATGCAACTATAAAAAGAATCATTGAACGTTGCATTAAAAAACTGCCTACTCCCCCACCCTGTGATTTCACGTGGATTTCCCTTGGAAGCCAGGGACGAAAAGAGCAACTTTTACAAACAGACCAGGACAACGCGCTTATTTTTGAAGATTGTGCTGAAGAAAAACTGGAAGAAACCCGGGCCTATTTTTTGGAATTGGCCAGAAAGGTAAACAAACGACTCAATATTATAGGTTACGAATATTGCCCTGCTGAAATGATGGCGAAAAATCCAAAATACTGTTTGAGTCTAAGCGAATGGAAAACGCAGTTTACAAACTGGATCATAGACCCCGGCAATGATGAAATTCTACTATGTTCCATTTTTTTCGATTTTGATATTTCTTACGGTAATGTGAAGTTATCTAACGAACTGGCTGATCATATTTTTAGTCTTACAAACGATAATAGAAAATTCTATGCGGTGATGGGTGCGACTGCTTTAAGAAATCCTTCCCCGCTTGGTTTTTTTAGGCAATTTCTGGTAGAAGAAGATGGAGAGAATAAGGATTATTTCGACATAAAAAAACGAGGAATTACTCCTATTACCGATGCCGCAAGGTTGCTTATTTTATATCACCAGGTAAAGAATATTAGCAACACGGCAGAGCGCTTTGAAAAACTGGCGCAATTGGAGCCAAATAACAAAGAACTATTTTTAGCTTGTGCCTACGCTTCTAAGGTTTTAATTAAATTTAGGACACAACATGGTTTGGAAAATCGAAATAGCGGTAGGTTTATAGATCTTGAAAATCTTGGAAAAGAAGAAAAAATAAAACTTAAGCGCTGCTTTAAAAGTATTAGGCAGGTGCAGGAATTAATAAAATATCGTTTTGAAGTAACTCCTTATATTTAA
- a CDS encoding PolC-type DNA polymerase III: protein MLKLFKRKSENFPKFWLNYEAKFQEKLPVEIAETRFVVLDTETTGFDLKKDRMLCIGAVAVNNRSIDIADGFEEYISQETFNPKTVKIHGIIQNERIETLSEEEAVKAFLKYIGNSVLVAHHAGFDIGMINEALFRMGLPKLKNKVLDTVNLYRGTRIISNLINREKSYSLDEIAETYTIDIRDRHTAAGDAFITAIAFLKIIGKPNTDRKLNLKSLFKY, encoded by the coding sequence ATGCTAAAATTATTCAAAAGGAAATCAGAGAATTTTCCGAAATTCTGGCTGAATTATGAAGCTAAATTCCAGGAAAAGCTTCCCGTAGAAATAGCCGAAACAAGATTTGTAGTTTTAGATACCGAAACCACTGGATTTGATCTAAAAAAAGACCGAATGCTCTGCATTGGTGCCGTAGCGGTAAATAATAGATCTATTGATATTGCCGATGGATTTGAAGAGTATATTTCCCAGGAAACTTTTAATCCTAAAACCGTGAAAATTCACGGAATTATCCAGAATGAGCGAATAGAAACCTTATCGGAAGAAGAAGCGGTAAAAGCTTTTTTAAAATATATAGGGAATTCGGTTTTAGTGGCGCATCATGCTGGTTTTGATATTGGGATGATCAATGAGGCTTTATTTAGAATGGGATTACCAAAACTAAAAAACAAAGTTTTAGACACTGTAAATTTATACCGTGGTACCAGAATAATCTCAAATTTAATCAATCGGGAAAAAAGTTATTCTCTTGATGAAATTGCAGAAACTTACACGATTGATATCCGGGATAGGCACACTGCAGCCGGAGATGCTTTTATTACCGCTATTGCTTTCCTCAAAATTATTGGCAAACCAAATACCGACAGAAAATTAAATTTAAAAAGCTTGTTTAAGTATTAA
- the acs gene encoding acetate--CoA ligase, translating into MSNYHIKNLEEYFQVYRKSVREPENFWEEVAEEHFTWRKKWDNVLSWDFNKPEVKWFENAKLNITENCIDRFLFNRSDKTAIIWEPNDHEEEAQHISYGELHKKVNKFANVLKSKGIEKGDRVCIYLPMIPELAVAMLACARIGAIHSVVFAGFSSKALATRTNDADCKMLITSDGSYRGNKTIDLKSIVDKALEECPGVENVLVAKRLDSDIQMKEGRDEWLQPLLDEASDECEAETMDAEDPLFILYTSGSTGKPKGMLHTTAGYMVYTAYTFKNIFQYKEGDVYWCTADIGWITGHSYILYGPLANGATTVMFEGVPSYPDAGRFWDVVEKHKVNQFYTAPTAIRSLAKRNIEFVESHDLSSLKVLGTVGEPINEEAWHWYNDNVGKNKSPIVDTWWQTETGGIMISPIPYVTPVKPTYATLPFPGIQPALMDADGNELKGNQVDGRLCIKYPWPAIARTVWRDHERYKNTYFSTFKNMYFTGDGALRDEVGYYRITGRVDDVIIVSGHNLGTAPIEDAIDEHPAVAESAVVGFPHEVKGNALYAFVILKEAGESRNHDNLRKEINQQIKDKVGPIAKPEKIQFVSGLPKTRSGKIMRRILRKIASKQTEDLGDTSTLLNPEVVQEIMNDAL; encoded by the coding sequence ATGAGTAATTATCATATTAAGAATTTAGAGGAGTATTTTCAAGTTTATAGAAAATCGGTAAGAGAACCAGAAAATTTCTGGGAAGAAGTAGCCGAAGAACATTTTACCTGGCGCAAAAAATGGGACAATGTGTTGAGTTGGGATTTTAATAAGCCTGAAGTAAAATGGTTTGAAAATGCTAAATTAAATATCACCGAAAATTGCATAGATAGATTTCTATTTAATCGATCTGATAAAACTGCAATTATTTGGGAGCCAAACGATCATGAAGAAGAGGCGCAACATATATCCTATGGTGAACTTCATAAGAAAGTAAATAAATTTGCGAATGTTTTAAAATCTAAAGGAATTGAGAAAGGTGATAGAGTTTGTATTTACCTGCCTATGATTCCTGAGCTTGCTGTGGCAATGCTTGCTTGTGCCAGGATTGGTGCTATACACTCTGTAGTCTTTGCAGGATTTTCTTCGAAAGCTCTTGCTACCAGAACTAATGATGCAGATTGTAAAATGCTAATCACTTCTGACGGATCTTACCGCGGAAATAAAACCATAGATCTAAAAAGTATTGTAGATAAAGCGCTGGAAGAATGCCCTGGTGTGGAGAACGTTCTAGTGGCAAAACGTCTTGACTCTGATATTCAAATGAAAGAAGGGCGTGACGAATGGTTACAACCTCTACTGGATGAAGCTTCAGATGAATGTGAAGCCGAAACCATGGATGCTGAAGATCCTTTATTTATATTATATACTTCGGGTTCTACCGGCAAACCAAAAGGGATGTTACACACCACGGCGGGTTATATGGTGTATACAGCTTATACTTTTAAGAATATTTTTCAGTATAAAGAGGGAGATGTTTATTGGTGTACAGCTGATATTGGCTGGATTACCGGTCACTCTTATATTTTATACGGGCCATTAGCAAACGGGGCAACTACTGTGATGTTTGAGGGTGTTCCTTCCTATCCTGATGCCGGAAGATTCTGGGATGTAGTAGAGAAACATAAGGTTAATCAGTTTTATACTGCGCCAACGGCAATTAGATCTTTAGCTAAAAGAAATATAGAGTTTGTAGAAAGTCATGATCTTTCTTCTTTGAAAGTGCTTGGAACTGTTGGAGAACCTATTAACGAGGAAGCCTGGCACTGGTATAACGATAATGTAGGAAAAAATAAAAGTCCGATTGTAGATACCTGGTGGCAAACCGAAACTGGCGGAATTATGATCTCACCAATTCCGTATGTAACTCCGGTGAAACCTACATATGCAACATTACCATTCCCCGGGATTCAACCTGCATTAATGGATGCTGATGGTAATGAACTAAAAGGGAACCAGGTAGACGGGAGATTATGTATTAAATATCCGTGGCCCGCTATTGCCAGAACGGTTTGGCGAGATCATGAACGTTATAAAAACACTTATTTCTCTACTTTTAAAAATATGTATTTTACCGGCGACGGTGCGTTAAGAGATGAAGTTGGTTATTACCGAATTACCGGTAGGGTAGACGATGTAATCATCGTATCTGGTCACAATTTAGGAACCGCCCCAATCGAAGATGCTATAGATGAACACCCAGCAGTAGCAGAATCTGCAGTAGTGGGATTCCCACATGAAGTTAAAGGAAATGCGCTATATGCATTTGTAATTTTAAAAGAAGCCGGGGAGTCCAGGAATCACGATAATCTTAGGAAAGAGATTAATCAACAGATAAAGGATAAGGTTGGACCGATAGCAAAACCAGAGAAAATTCAGTTTGTTAGCGGACTTCCAAAAACGCGAAGTGGAAAAATTATGAGAAGGATTTTACGTAAGATTGCTTCAAAACAAACCGAAGATCTAGGTGATACTTCAACTTTACTAAATCCTGAAGTTGTGCAAGAAATTATGAATGATGCTTTATAA